A single genomic interval of Deltaproteobacteria bacterium harbors:
- a CDS encoding SDR family oxidoreductase, with amino-acid sequence MTLFVTGGSRGIGAALVRDAARAGWDVAFTYLKHREEAERVADEARQGGRKVAAYALDVRDSACVDTVVDQVLADFGEVRAVVCNAGVSLNGLAYGLTDEDWKAVIDTNLTGSYFVCRAFLPALVAQRFGRIVLVSSVTWQGASGQAAYAASKAGLHGLGGALAKEYGPKGVTTNVVVPGTFDTDMTREELSKQLAAYALQYCPLRRMGSLRELTATILFLCSPEAGYVNGATLPVSGGLDWVP; translated from the coding sequence ATGACCCTGTTCGTGACCGGAGGGTCGCGCGGCATCGGCGCGGCGCTCGTGAGGGACGCGGCCCGTGCCGGTTGGGACGTGGCGTTCACCTACCTCAAGCACCGCGAGGAGGCGGAGCGCGTCGCCGACGAGGCCCGACAGGGGGGGCGCAAAGTGGCCGCGTACGCACTCGACGTGCGCGACTCGGCGTGCGTGGATACGGTGGTCGATCAGGTCCTCGCGGATTTCGGGGAGGTTCGCGCCGTGGTCTGCAACGCCGGCGTGAGTCTGAATGGGCTCGCCTACGGACTCACCGACGAGGACTGGAAGGCGGTCATCGACACCAACCTCACCGGGAGCTACTTCGTCTGCCGGGCCTTCCTTCCCGCGCTGGTGGCGCAGCGCTTCGGCAGGATCGTCCTCGTCTCGTCCGTCACGTGGCAGGGCGCGAGCGGCCAGGCCGCCTATGCGGCGAGCAAGGCCGGTTTGCACGGCCTGGGAGGAGCTCTCGCCAAGGAGTACGGTCCGAAGGGCGTCACGACCAACGTCGTCGTCCCCGGGACCTTCGACACCGACATGACGCGTGAGGAGCTGTCCAAGCAGCTAGCCGCGTACGCGCTTCAATACTGTCCCCTCCGGCGCATGGGGAGCCTGCGAGAGCTCACCGCCACGATCCTGTTCCTCTGTAGTCCCGAGGCCGGCTACGTCAATGGAGCCACGCTGCCTGTCTCCGGCGGATTGGACTGGGTCCCATGA
- a CDS encoding acyltransferase domain-containing protein, with amino-acid sequence MTRPLVFLFPGQSSRDPEMFSRLAAVAPDVAAAARTELCGRGVQEEALGDNRAVQLAVFGASRAWAAVVARHGVVPTASAGHSLGEYSHLVQAGALEEDAARDLVDARGAVYDAGPPGVMAALHPLGADVLDGLLEGEAAWLACDNSPTQVVIGGEGEAVTRVLARAEEEHYVYGDLIESRIPMHTPAFAPAAETLRPHLVATPWRPIATYWSNVVGGAVHEAGPGTFVELLARHVFEPVRWRALIEAVLARYPGAVFLEVGPRASLAALLRRWKPELPVFAVDPAGPEAPEAGFRAAMEGIRRALA; translated from the coding sequence GTGACGCGACCGCTCGTCTTTCTCTTTCCGGGCCAGAGCTCGCGGGACCCGGAGATGTTCTCCCGGCTGGCGGCGGTCGCGCCGGACGTGGCCGCGGCGGCTCGAACCGAGCTTTGCGGTCGTGGCGTGCAGGAGGAGGCTCTCGGCGATAATCGCGCCGTGCAGCTCGCCGTGTTCGGCGCTTCGCGCGCCTGGGCCGCCGTCGTGGCGCGGCATGGGGTCGTCCCGACCGCGTCCGCGGGCCACAGTCTCGGCGAGTACTCGCACCTCGTGCAAGCCGGCGCGCTCGAGGAGGACGCCGCCCGCGACCTGGTCGACGCGCGTGGGGCGGTCTACGACGCCGGTCCCCCCGGAGTCATGGCCGCGCTCCATCCGCTCGGCGCCGACGTGCTCGACGGACTGCTCGAAGGGGAAGCTGCGTGGCTCGCCTGCGACAATTCCCCCACTCAGGTCGTCATCGGGGGTGAAGGCGAAGCCGTCACGCGAGTGCTCGCACGGGCCGAGGAAGAACACTACGTCTACGGCGACCTCATCGAGTCCCGCATCCCCATGCACACGCCCGCCTTCGCTCCCGCGGCCGAGACGCTGCGCCCCCACCTCGTGGCAACGCCCTGGAGACCCATCGCGACCTATTGGTCGAACGTGGTGGGTGGGGCTGTGCACGAGGCGGGTCCGGGCACCTTCGTCGAGCTCCTCGCGCGCCACGTCTTCGAGCCAGTTCGCTGGCGGGCGCTGATCGAAGCGGTCCTCGCGCGCTATCCCGGAGCGGTGTTCCTCGAGGTTGGCCCGAGGGCCTCGCTGGCCGCGCTCTTGCGCCGATGGAAGCCCGAGTTGCCCGTCTTCGCCGTTGACCCCGCGGGCCCGGAGGCCCCGGAAGCTGGCTTCCGAGCCGCCATGGAGGGCATACGCCGTGCTCTTGCCTGA